A single window of Sandaracinaceae bacterium DNA harbors:
- a CDS encoding YajQ family cyclic di-GMP-binding protein has translation MASFDVVSKLDHHEVDNALDQARREISQRYDFKGTDTSLEKSEEGILIKTKSASLCAAALEVLRGKLAKRGVSQKALDPGAPAPAGGDTYRVLVKLREGIDQEHAKKIVKLLKDAKTLKVQAAIQGDVVRVSHKKRDVLQDAIQLLKEQDLPLPLQYQNFRD, from the coding sequence ATGGCCTCTTTCGACGTCGTCTCGAAGCTGGACCACCACGAGGTGGACAACGCGCTCGACCAGGCGCGGCGCGAGATCTCTCAGCGCTATGACTTCAAGGGCACCGACACCTCGCTCGAGAAGAGCGAGGAGGGGATCTTGATCAAGACCAAGAGCGCGTCGCTCTGCGCGGCCGCGCTCGAGGTGCTGCGCGGCAAGCTCGCCAAGCGCGGCGTCTCCCAGAAGGCGCTCGACCCGGGCGCGCCCGCGCCGGCCGGGGGCGACACCTACCGCGTGCTCGTGAAGCTGCGCGAGGGCATCGACCAGGAGCACGCCAAGAAGATCGTCAAGCTCCTCAAGGACGCGAAGACCCTGAAGGTGCAGGCCGCCATCCAGGGCGACGTGGTGCGCGTCTCCCACAAGAAGCGCGACGTGCTCCAGGACGCGATCCAGCTCCTCAAGGAGCAGGACCTGCCCCTCCCGCTGCAGTACCAAAACTTCCGGGACTGA
- a CDS encoding NrsF family protein, which produces MSDVDPQPEPELERWLSEAREVEGERADPEALDGMLESVEREIARAEKKPSFWLRTRPTWIRRAIASGAALAIVGLTGALMLREDFHDYPMSYMALALGSLGALLLLSVHQALRPLHRPPLQGARKVGVVAVTLGATLALALFSPHEAGEAHGVLDHVSGCLFFGLLLGVPVYFVLRLLDRGAQATSLLAACAAGLLGNLVLQLHCPRKDPEHLMLAHFSVVLLFVAGLGGAHYLVRRFSRRSVDD; this is translated from the coding sequence ATGTCCGACGTCGATCCCCAGCCCGAACCCGAGCTCGAGCGGTGGCTCTCCGAGGCCCGTGAGGTCGAGGGCGAGCGCGCCGATCCGGAGGCGCTCGACGGCATGCTCGAGTCCGTCGAGCGCGAGATCGCGCGGGCCGAGAAGAAGCCGTCGTTCTGGCTGCGCACCCGGCCTACGTGGATCCGGCGCGCGATCGCCAGCGGCGCGGCCCTCGCCATCGTCGGGCTGACCGGCGCGCTGATGCTGCGGGAGGACTTCCACGACTACCCGATGTCCTACATGGCGCTCGCGCTCGGCTCGCTCGGCGCGCTGCTCCTGCTCAGCGTGCACCAGGCGCTGCGTCCGCTGCACCGGCCCCCGCTCCAGGGCGCCCGCAAGGTCGGCGTCGTGGCGGTCACCCTCGGCGCCACCCTGGCGCTCGCGCTCTTCTCTCCCCACGAGGCGGGGGAAGCGCACGGGGTCCTCGATCACGTGAGCGGGTGTCTCTTCTTCGGGCTGCTCCTCGGGGTTCCCGTCTACTTCGTGCTCCGCCTCCTCGACCGCGGCGCGCAGGCGACGTCCCTCCTCGCGGCCTGCGCGGCCGGCCTGCTCGGCAACCTGGTGCTCCAGCTGCACTGTCCGCGCAAGGACCCCGAACACCTCATGCTCGCGCACTTCTCGGTCGTGCTGCTCTTCGTCGCCGGCCTGGGAGGGGCACACTACCTGGTCAGGCGTTTCTCACGCCGATCGGTCGACGACTGA
- a CDS encoding biliverdin-producing heme oxygenase, translated as MQALETSPQSSLRDVLRARTHGAHRSLDDSLAVSDPAVELDDYVAHLEGMWTFHAPLERRLLSSEVLLTRLPDLALRRRAHLAWSDLRALDRDPGKVPFPSCTPDLTSLATQLGVAYVLEGSTLGGAVLARRLGAQLGLAPSALRYLHGYGERTGERWRAFVQALDDAALDEEGVESAACAAEATFAHLGAWLHARGATRRERSENAPPSRSGS; from the coding sequence ATGCAGGCTCTCGAAACCTCGCCGCAGTCATCGCTGCGAGACGTGCTTCGCGCGCGCACCCACGGCGCGCACCGGAGCCTGGACGACTCCCTCGCGGTGAGCGATCCGGCCGTCGAGCTGGACGACTACGTGGCGCACCTCGAAGGGATGTGGACGTTCCACGCACCCCTCGAGCGGCGCCTCCTGAGCAGCGAAGTGCTCCTGACGCGTTTGCCCGATCTCGCGCTCCGGCGCCGGGCGCACCTCGCGTGGAGCGATCTGCGCGCGCTCGATCGAGACCCGGGGAAGGTGCCGTTCCCGTCCTGCACTCCGGACCTGACCTCGCTCGCGACGCAGCTCGGGGTGGCCTACGTGCTCGAGGGCTCCACGCTCGGCGGCGCGGTGCTGGCGCGGCGACTCGGCGCCCAGCTCGGCCTCGCGCCCTCGGCGCTGCGCTATCTCCACGGGTACGGTGAGCGGACGGGTGAGCGATGGCGCGCGTTCGTCCAGGCGCTCGACGACGCGGCGCTCGACGAGGAGGGAGTCGAGTCGGCCGCGTGCGCGGCGGAGGCGACGTTCGCCCACCTCGGCGCCTGGCTGCATGCCCGCGGAGCGACGCGGCGAGAGCGGAGCGAGAACGCACCACCTTCGAGGTCCGGGTCCTGA
- a CDS encoding SRPBCC family protein, with the protein MDRPRLRLGTTLACAVAASLCVAVGLVEAQQDDAFTREEQNRIRAGELVARNVTRREGRFAMRGGTSWQLVHAPVDQVWAAVTDTRAYPHLIPALERARLVSQDGDERVVHMQHRYSFATASYFARVRLEPQRHHMSFTLDRTRPHDLRAGRGFITLSAFEEDNTIVTWGVLADIGGGAVLSVFGPLVDDWLLKVPLCVRNHVEPGRPGC; encoded by the coding sequence ATGGATCGGCCCCGACTCCGCTTGGGAACGACGCTGGCCTGCGCGGTCGCGGCCAGCCTCTGCGTCGCCGTGGGGTTGGTCGAGGCGCAGCAGGACGACGCGTTCACGCGCGAGGAGCAGAACCGAATCCGCGCCGGCGAGCTCGTCGCCCGCAACGTCACCCGTCGGGAGGGGCGCTTCGCGATGCGCGGCGGCACCAGCTGGCAGCTCGTGCACGCGCCGGTGGATCAAGTCTGGGCCGCGGTCACGGACACGCGCGCCTACCCGCACCTCATCCCCGCGCTCGAGCGAGCCCGGCTCGTGTCTCAGGACGGAGACGAGCGGGTGGTGCACATGCAGCACCGCTACTCCTTCGCGACCGCGAGCTACTTCGCGCGCGTCCGGCTCGAGCCGCAGCGGCATCACATGAGCTTCACCCTCGACCGGACGCGCCCCCACGATCTGCGCGCCGGCCGCGGCTTCATCACCCTCTCGGCCTTCGAAGAGGACAACACCATCGTCACCTGGGGCGTGCTCGCCGACATCGGGGGCGGCGCGGTGCTGAGCGTGTTCGGTCCGCTCGTCGACGACTGGCTGCTCAAGGTCCCGCTCTGCGTGCGCAACCACGTCGAGCCCGGCCGGCCCGGCTGCTGA
- a CDS encoding M20/M25/M40 family metallo-hydrolase, whose translation MARRKRGNWKKIGVGLGAGLLVLLAVLVVRALGGDEAPTRREPLGLEIDTERAAQRLSAYIQLDTSTPPGIGRDPRPPHLDMLIADYAEPLGLEAAVYEGRILLLRWRAGTTEGGPIVLLSHADVVPVAEDELERWTHAPFGGVIDDGYVWGRGAIDDKGATIAQLEAIAALQAAGLTPRRDVFLLISPDEEIGGAEGAGAVLARHAHRLEEPWAVLDEGTFVAPDFVAGTTIVPVAVGEKRFVTVEVSVNGEAGHSSMPEPNAAPAVLTTALARLHELELEARFLPATDAFLDRISSRASFGERIALRNRWLFGGAVESMLSQRPASNAMIRDTIALTMLRAGVKDNVVPARAVATLNLRLLPDSDLPAILRAIEGAIDDPRVQLAVTVDNGASPVSPTEGVPWERLAAALATAFDEDALVAPMITPGTMDARYFARRGIPTYRLVPFTLDANERGRVHGIDERVSLENLEQAARVYAHVMRYW comes from the coding sequence ATGGCTCGGCGCAAGCGCGGCAACTGGAAGAAGATCGGCGTCGGACTCGGCGCGGGGCTGCTCGTGCTCCTGGCGGTGCTGGTGGTGCGCGCGCTGGGTGGAGACGAGGCGCCCACCCGGCGTGAGCCGCTCGGCCTCGAGATCGACACCGAGCGCGCCGCGCAGCGCCTCTCGGCCTACATCCAGCTCGACACGAGCACCCCGCCCGGCATCGGCCGTGATCCGCGCCCGCCCCACCTGGACATGCTGATCGCCGACTACGCCGAGCCGCTCGGGCTCGAGGCGGCCGTCTACGAGGGGCGCATCCTGCTCCTGCGGTGGCGCGCGGGGACGACGGAGGGCGGCCCGATCGTGCTCCTGTCCCACGCGGACGTGGTGCCGGTGGCGGAGGACGAGCTCGAGCGCTGGACGCACGCGCCGTTCGGAGGGGTCATCGACGACGGCTACGTCTGGGGCCGCGGCGCCATCGACGACAAGGGCGCGACCATCGCCCAGCTCGAGGCCATCGCGGCGCTCCAGGCCGCGGGGCTCACCCCTCGGCGCGACGTGTTCCTGCTCATCTCCCCCGACGAGGAGATCGGCGGCGCGGAGGGCGCGGGGGCGGTGCTGGCCCGGCACGCGCATCGGCTCGAGGAGCCCTGGGCGGTGCTCGACGAGGGCACCTTCGTCGCGCCCGACTTCGTGGCCGGGACGACCATCGTGCCGGTGGCGGTGGGCGAGAAGCGCTTCGTGACGGTCGAGGTGAGCGTCAACGGCGAGGCGGGTCACTCGAGCATGCCCGAGCCCAACGCCGCCCCCGCCGTGCTCACGACCGCGCTCGCCCGCCTGCACGAGCTCGAGCTGGAGGCCCGGTTCCTGCCGGCCACCGACGCCTTCCTCGACCGCATCTCGTCGCGCGCCTCGTTCGGCGAGCGGATCGCGCTGCGGAACCGATGGCTCTTCGGCGGGGCGGTGGAGAGCATGCTCTCGCAGCGCCCCGCGTCGAACGCGATGATTCGCGACACGATCGCCCTGACGATGCTCCGCGCCGGCGTGAAGGACAACGTCGTGCCCGCGCGCGCGGTGGCCACCCTCAACCTCCGCCTCCTGCCGGACAGCGACCTGCCGGCCATCCTGCGCGCCATCGAGGGCGCCATCGACGACCCCCGCGTGCAGCTCGCGGTCACGGTCGACAACGGCGCCTCCCCGGTCTCACCCACCGAAGGCGTGCCGTGGGAGCGGCTCGCCGCCGCGCTGGCCACCGCCTTCGACGAGGACGCGCTCGTCGCACCGATGATCACACCCGGCACCATGGACGCCCGCTACTTCGCCCGCCGCGGCATCCCCACGTATCGCCTCGTGCCTTTCACGCTCGACGCCAACGAGCGCGGCCGGGTGCACGGCATCGACGAGCGCGTCTCCCTCGAGAACCTCGAGCAGGCGGCGCGCGTCTACGCGCACGTCATGCGCTACTGGTAG
- a CDS encoding RNA polymerase sigma factor codes for MGDARTDEELMRAYVDGDHEAFRALFARYAPMLTRLTVRHLRSEELAREVVQQTFFQMHAARLDFKPDRKLRPWVFTIAMNLVREHFRKKKRRKETELEDERLEQPTPERGPIERQQRAELLYAAMAKLPESQREVVELHWFEERPFAEVAEIVGATEGAVRVRAHRAYKKLKDLLGKELG; via the coding sequence ATGGGCGACGCGCGGACCGACGAGGAGCTGATGCGCGCGTACGTGGACGGGGACCACGAGGCCTTTCGCGCGCTCTTCGCTCGGTACGCGCCGATGCTGACCCGGCTCACCGTGCGGCACCTGCGCTCGGAGGAGCTGGCGCGCGAGGTCGTGCAGCAGACCTTCTTCCAGATGCACGCCGCGCGGCTCGACTTCAAGCCCGACCGGAAGCTGCGGCCGTGGGTCTTCACGATCGCGATGAACCTCGTGCGCGAGCACTTCCGGAAGAAGAAGCGCCGCAAGGAGACCGAGCTCGAGGACGAGCGGCTCGAGCAGCCGACGCCGGAGCGCGGGCCGATCGAGCGGCAGCAGCGCGCGGAGCTGCTCTACGCGGCGATGGCCAAGCTCCCGGAGTCGCAGCGCGAGGTGGTGGAGCTCCACTGGTTCGAGGAGCGCCCCTTCGCGGAGGTGGCCGAGATCGTGGGAGCGACCGAGGGCGCCGTCCGCGTGCGGGCCCACCGCGCCTACAAGAAGCTCAAGGACCTGCTCGGGAAGGAGCTGGGATGA